The sequence GTCGCGCCGCGAGCTGCTGCGCCGCCAGATGCGGGTGTGGCCGCCGGCGGCCAGGATGACCGCGTCGGCATGGATCAGGTACCCGGTGCCATCGTTGACGTCGAAGCCGTAGGCGCCGAAGACCCGCCCCTCGGCTACCAGCAGCTTCGTGATGTAGACCGAGTCCAGGATAGGGACCTGCAGTTGCTGCGCCCGGCGGATCAGGGTGCGCTGGATTTCCAGCCCGGTGTAGTCCCCGGCGAAAGCTGTGCGGCGGAATTTGTGGGCGCCGAAGAAACGTTGGGAGATCCGGCCATCGGCTTCGCGGGCGAAGTTCATGCCGTATCGCTCCAAGTCCTCGATGCCGCGGGCAGCACCTTGGGCGACCACCTGGACAGTGCGCGGGTCGGCCAGGAAGTAGCTTTCCTTGATGGTGTCAGCGGCATGCTGCTGCCAGCTGTCCTCGGCATCCATCGTTCCCAGTGCTGCGTTGATGCCGCCGGCGGCCAGCGAGGTGTGTGCGTCGTGGCGCGGGCGCTTGCCTACGGCCAGCACGTCTGTTCCCGATTCTGCCAGTTCGATCGCCGCGCGCAAGCCGGAACCGCCGGTGCCGATGACCAGAACAGAGGTGGATATTTGCTGTTCATTTCTCATGTTTTCCAGCATCGACCCGTGCCCGGAATACGTCCAATGAATTATTAGCATGATGTTGATAGCAGTAGGCTATCTATCATGAATCTAGAGCAATTGCGCGGCTTCACCACCGTCGCCGAGGTGGGGGCACTTCACACGAGCTGCCGAGCAGCTGCATCTTGCCCAGCCATCGCTCAGCCGGCAGATCGCCACCTTGGAGCAGGAGCTGGGCTCCGAGCTGTTCCACCGGGCGCGCGGAAATATCACGCTCACCGCTGCCGGGCAGGCGTTGCTGCCCCGAGCCCGGCGGGTGCTGGCCGACGAAGAATCAATCCGCACCGAAATGGCAGATTTGGCTGGACTGCGACGCGGGAGGGTTCGCCTGGGTGCACCGCCGACCCTCTGCGTGTCGCTGGTCGCCGAAGCGCTAACCATCTTCCGCGCCCGCTACCCCGGGGTGCAGCTGCAGATTATCGAGGCAGGCTCGCACAGGCTGCTCGAACAACTCAGCGGCGGCGAGCTGGACCTGGCGCTCATCGTGACCTCGGAGCACGCGGTGAACGACAAGCACCTGGAGAACCTGCCCCTGCTCGAAGAGGAATTGGTGGTCATCGATTCGCTGGAGCACCCGCACCTGGCTGGCTCGGAGCTGGATCTGCGCGCCCTGGCCTCGGTGCCGCAGCTGGCCTTCTCGCACAGCTACGATCTGCGCGCCAGTACCGCCCTTGCCTACAAGAACGCCGGCCTGGCCCCGAATATCGTCGTGGAAGGCGGGGAAATGGATGCGGTGCTGCGCTTCGTGCAACGCGGGCTCGGCGTTGCCGTGGTTCCGGCGACGGTGGCCCTGGATGCACCGGGTGTGCGCTCCATTGCCTTGCCCGAACCACTGACCCGCACTATCGGACTGGCGCATCGGCGCGATGTCTCACTGACCCGCGCCGCGACTGCCATGGCGGCGCTGCTGGCAGACACTGCCGGGCAGCTGGCCTCCGGGAACGGGCAAATCAGTTCGCTAGCTTGATCCCCAGATATCCGGCCATCTCTTCGGCCAGCACCCCCAGCTGCAGCGCGCTGATCTGCGCTCCACGCAGGAATTCAATGCCCTGCACTTGCGCAGAATCCAGCCCTTCGACGTTCACTTCGCGCAGTTGCGCCCCGGTGCAGGTCAGCAGGCCGGTACGCGAATCCTCAAAGGCCACCCGCTGGATCCTGCCGCCCAGGTCGATCTCCTCGAACTGGCAGTTGCGGAAAACCACGTCGCGCACTATCGCGCCGGCAAGGTTCAACCAGCCGAATTTGCAGTTCTCGAACACCACGCCATCCAATTCGGCCTCGGCGAAGTCTGCTGACCCGAAGCGGCTGTGTTCCACCCGCACGTCGTTGAGGAACACTCCGGCACCGGCCAGGGCAGGCGACCCGGATTGTTCCAGTTCGCACTGGATCAGCCGGGCATTGCGCAACGACTGGATCTGCACGGAGCTGAACCTGCATTCTTCCAGCCGCGCGCCATCGGCTGCCAGCGGTTCGGCGAAATCCTTGAAGTGCAGCAGCTCGATGTAGTCATCGCCAAAGTCGCCCGGGTAGCCAGTGGCCAGGTCGGACAGGATGAAGCGGCGGATTTTGGGTTTCATGGTTCCTAGCGTCGGGTTGGTGAAAGGGTGGCGGCCACATCGTCCAGGGCCGGATCCAGATCCGGGTAGCGGAAGGTGTAGCCGGTGCGTTCCAGCACCGCTGGCAGCGCCCAGCGGGATTTGAGCAGCATTTCCGGTTCCACGCGGAGCACGAACATGGCTGGTTCCAGCATCCACCGGTAGGAAGGCAGCCCGAATTTGGCGCCGGCCACGCGGCGAAGCGATGCCATGAGGGCGCGGTTGGTTACCGGGTTCGGTGCGGCCAGATTCACCGGCCCGGAAATTTGCGGGTGCTCGATAATGTGCCAGATCGCTCCGAGCACATCCTCGACATGGATCCAGCTGAAAAGCTGGTTGCCGCCGCTGCGGTACCAGGTGCTGCGCTCCGGTCCGCTCGGGTCCGTGCCGATGCCGCGGTAGCGGCGGTGGGCCGGCCACCAGCTGTCGTGTTGCGCCCCGCCCAGGCCCCAGCGTGCGACGTTGAGCAATTTCGTGGTGGCAGGGCCATCGCCCAGCACGATCGCCATGCGCAGGGCGACCCGGCGCGTAGGAAGATCGCCGTTGAAGAATTCGCGCTCCCAGCTGCGTGCCACATCCACCGAGAAGCCTTCGCCGATCCGCCCATCTTCCTCGGTGTTCGGCGCATCCATGCTGTGCCGGTAGATGGTCGCGGTGGACGCGTTCAGCCACAGCTGCGGCGGGTTGGCCGCCCGGGACACCGCTTGATGCAGCACCCGGGTCGTTTCCACCCGCGAGGACAGGATTTCGTTGCGGGCCGCCTCGTGATAGCGGCAGCCGACATTCTTCCCGGCGAGATTCACCAGCAGCGCCGCACCATCAACCAGCGGACCCAGGTCCTCATCCCAGCTGGCATCGGCCTGCGAGGTTCGGCCGATGGTGGCCACCTGGTATCCGGCTTCGCGCAACCGCGCAACCAGCAGCCTGCCGATAAATCCGTTGGCCCCTGCAACCACTGCCCGGCGTACGCTCGCCATGGATCCCCCGCTAAAATTCGTCGATCACCAGTTTCTTCATGCTCAGCATATGCTCGAAAGCATCTGGACGTTCCATCAGCTCGCCCATGTTCTCTGGCACAATTTGCCAACTCACCCCGAATCTATCGGTCAGCCAGCCACAGGCTTCGGCTTCGGGCACGGCAGACAGGGCCTGCCAGATGCGGTCGATCTCCGCCTGGTCGGCACAGGGCCATTCCAAGGAGACTCCGGGGGTGAAACTGACGTCCTGCGGCACGGCCGAGTCCATGGCCGCCACGCAATCATCGCCGAGGGTGAATTGCGCGAACATCAGTGCTTCAGCGGTGGCGGACTCGGTGGCCTGGCCATAGGGGAAGGCGCTGTCGAGCTGCGCGCCCAGGACCTGCCCGTAGAATTCGATGGCTTCGGCGGCTCGGTTCTGCGCTTCTCCGCCGAACATCAGCGAAGGGATCACCGATTCGGCCACGGCCACCGGCTCATCGGATTCCATCAGCTGCCAAGAAACCCCGTACTTGTCGGTAACCCAGCCATAGCGGGCGCTGAACGGGTAGGAATCCAGCGGCATCAGCGCGCTGCCGCCTTCCATCAGGGCCGTCCAGGTGCTCTCCAGCGAGGCCCGGTCATCGGCGTTGAAGCACAAGATGATCGAGATCGAGGGATTCGGACTGAATTCACCGCCGGCGTTGATCATAGTGATTTTGGTTTCGCGCACCCACAGCGAGACGGTCAGCGCCTTGCCGGCGAAAGGCTGCTGGAAGTCCAACAGTCCTTCGGTGGGATAACGTGATTCAATTTCGGTGCGGGCCTGTGGCAGGGCGCTGGCATAGAACTGCCCGGCCTCCTCGGCGTTGCCCTGCATCCATAGGTTGACGGTGAGCTTTTGCATGAGTCCTCCTTGGCGGGATGATGCTCATATGCTACCGCCGCGGCTTCGCGGCCAACAGGTGCGTCAGCGAACTTCCAGCCGCTCTTCACCGGTTGTTTCCCGTGTCCGCCCGGTGAACTCGTCCATCGAATGGTAGACGCCGATGACCTTGTCCGCGACGAAGTCCCAGGCCGGCCGCGGCAGCGCCCCACGCAGGAATTGGCCAAGCTTGCTGGTCCACGGCATGAGCACCAGCGGGGTACCGGCCAGCATCGCCCGCCAAGCGCGATCGACCACGACTTCAGGCTGCATCATCGGGGTGAGCAGCATTGACTTGGCCCCGGCGAACATGCCGGTGTTGATGTAGGTCGGGCAGATGGTGCTGATGCCGATATTCGGATTGGCTTCCAGCTCCAGGCGCAGCGAGTCGCTCCACGACATGGCCGCGGCCTTGGAGGCGGCATACACGCTCATATTCGGATTCGATACCAGAGCGGCGGCCGAGGCCATGGTCAGCACCCGACCCCTTCCGCTGCGGCCCAGCTGTGGCAGCAAGGCATGGGTCAGGTACATCGGTGCAAGTGCGTTGACCGCCATGGTGGCGGTAATCTGTGCGCTGCGGTGCTCGGCGAAGGAAGATCCGGTGACCACTCCTGCGTTGTTCACCAGCACGTCGACTCCCCCGGACTCGATCACTTGGGCAGCCTGTTCTTCGATCTGCTGCTGCTGGGCCAGATCCACGCGGTGGGCTTGGACGTTTCCGCCCAGCTGGCGCAGTTCTTCGGCAGCGGCCGCAAGCTTCGCCTCGTCGATATCCCAGATCACCACGCGGGCCGCACCCTCTCGGCAAGCCTGCTTGGCGAAGAGCAAGCCCATCCCCTGTGCTGCTCCGGTGATTAAAACATGCAGACCAGCAACCGATTCCATCTTTTCCACTGCCATGCCGAACTCCCTCATCACGTGCCATCGCCTTGGTACCCTCCAGCTTATCCCGTGGCACAGCTAACACTTGGAACATTTTCGCAGGGCCCTTCCAGGAACCGGGCTAGCCTAGGAACAGGACAGCTTTACCCATGAACTGAAGGGATGACCGTGCGCATTGACCGGCTCGACGCGGATTTGATCGAACTACTTACCGATTCGCCGATGCTCCCGGTTATGGAGTGTGCCCGACGGCTGGGCGTGGCCCGTGGCACCGTCAGCGCGCGCCTGGCCCGCCTGCACGAAGCCGGCGTCATCCAGGGCATCATCCCGCGAATCAAGCCGGCCGGGTTCGGCTACTCGCTGGTGGCCTTCTGCCAGGTGGAGATCATCCAGCGCTACGGGCACGACCCGGTAGCCAACGCATTGGAACAAACCATCCCAGAGATCGTGGACATGTACACCGTGACCGGCAGTTCGGATTTGCAGCTGCGCGTGGTTGCCCGGACCCCGGAAGACCTGCAGGCCATCTTCAACCGCATCAACAAGGTACCCGGTGTGGCCCGGACCTCATCATCCTTCGCACTGCATGAGCACTTCCAAGGAAGAACCCTGCCGCTAGTGGCAGCCTGCGCTAGAGAAGAACACGATATGGAAAAGACTGCGCACAATGACTAGTAAAATGGGCTAGTTGGCGGCAATCGCTATACAACCTGCATAGAGACGGGTGCTGCGATTGCGCCGGAAGAACTAACCAACCTACAGTCGATGCTTGTGAATCGCGACACGCGAGGATGTAAGCAAGACCACCGCTGCTCTTGACGGCTTGGTCATACAATCAACTGCCACCCTCGATCAGTTCTGGCAGTCGGAGAGGAAACTCATGACCCTTCACCAGCGTCCTTCGTTGCAGGAGGTCCCCGCTTACAAGCAGGGCAAGCCCGCAGCCGCTGGAGCTTCCAAGCTCTCATCCAATGAATCCCCGCACACCCCGTTGCCCTCGGTACTGGCCAGCATCCAAGAGGGCCTGGCCACCATCCACCGGTACCCGAGCATCGCAGCACCGGAATTAACCGGCGCGTTGAGCCAGCAGTTCGACATCCCGGCCGAGCACATCACCTTGGGTGCCGGTTCGGTCGAGGTCGCTGCCCAGCTCATCCATGCACTGGCCGCCGAAGGCGACGAGGTCATGTACGCATGGCGCTCCTTCGAGGCCTATCCTTCGCTGGTGCGCATCGCCGGAGCAACCCCGGTAGAAGTACCGCTGAACGCCGAGCACTGCCACGATCTGCCCGCAATGCTTGCCGCAATCACCGAGAAGACCCGGCTGATCTTCATCTGCAACCCGAACAACCCGACCGGTACCGTGGTGCAGGCAGAAGCGCTGGATGAGTTCATCAACGCCGTGCCGCGCAACGTGCTGGTCGTCGTCGACGAAGCCTATGTGCACTTTGACCGTTCGGAGCGCGCCGATGGTGTGGCCCTGTTCCGCAAGTACCCGCACGTAGCCGTGCTGCACACCTTCTCCAAGGCCTATGGCCTGGCCGGACTGCGCGTCGGCTACGCCATCAGCCCGCTGGAAGTAGCCGCCAACCTGCGCAAGGTAGCGGTGCCATTCGGCGTCTCGGACCTGGCCCAGCGCGCCGCGGTAGCCTCGCTGGCCGCCATCGAAGAACTCTCGGTACGCATCGAGGAAGTCGTTACCCAGCGCGAACGCATGTACGAGGGACTGGCCGCTGCCGGGTACCCGGTAGTGAAGTCCCAAGCGAACTTCGTCTGGGTCGATGCCGGTGAAGCCACCGAGCTGCTGGAAGCCAAACTCTCTGCAGGCGGTGTAGTGGTGCGCGCCTTCCCAAGCGAGGGCCTGCGCATCTCCTCGGGCACCGCAGAAGATGTTGACCGTGTGCTCGCCGCCCTGACGGTAAAGGAGGCCACCGCGTGAGCGCAGTTAAAACTCCCGAGCAGCTGCACACCGGGCTGACTCCGCGCCAGATCTCCATGATGGGACTGGGCGGGGCGATCGGCGCAGGCCTGTTCGTCGGTTCCGGCCAGGCGATCTCCATCGCCGGCCCGGCAGTGCTGGTCTCCTACCTGATCGCCGGCACCGTGATCATCGTGATCATGGCGATGCTCGCCGAAATGGTCGCGGCCAACCCATCCTCCGGCGCATTCTCCACCTTCGCCGGCAAGGCAATGGGCCGCAGTGCCGGTTCCACCCTTGGCTGGCTGTACTGGATCCAGCTGGTCGTGGTGATCGCCGCCGAAGCTACCGGTGCAGCGGCGATTACCGCCGGCTGGATCCCGTCCTTCCCGCAGTGGGCCTGGGTGCTCAGCTTCGTGGTGATCCTCACCGGAGCGAACCTGCTCGGCGTGCGCAACTACGGACGCTTCGAATACTGGTTCGCGGTGATCAAGGTGGCCGCCATCTTGGCCTTCCTGGCCTTCGGCGTCTTGGTGCTGACCCACGTGATTCC comes from Glutamicibacter arilaitensis Re117 and encodes:
- a CDS encoding LysR family transcriptional regulator, which encodes MHLAQPSLSRQIATLEQELGSELFHRARGNITLTAAGQALLPRARRVLADEESIRTEMADLAGLRRGRVRLGAPPTLCVSLVAEALTIFRARYPGVQLQIIEAGSHRLLEQLSGGELDLALIVTSEHAVNDKHLENLPLLEEELVVIDSLEHPHLAGSELDLRALASVPQLAFSHSYDLRASTALAYKNAGLAPNIVVEGGEMDAVLRFVQRGLGVAVVPATVALDAPGVRSIALPEPLTRTIGLAHRRDVSLTRAATAMAALLADTAGQLASGNGQISSLA
- a CDS encoding pentapeptide repeat-containing protein; translation: MKPKIRRFILSDLATGYPGDFGDDYIELLHFKDFAEPLAADGARLEECRFSSVQIQSLRNARLIQCELEQSGSPALAGAGVFLNDVRVEHSRFGSADFAEAELDGVVFENCKFGWLNLAGAIVRDVVFRNCQFEEIDLGGRIQRVAFEDSRTGLLTCTGAQLREVNVEGLDSAQVQGIEFLRGAQISALQLGVLAEEMAGYLGIKLAN
- a CDS encoding epimerase yields the protein MASVRRAVVAGANGFIGRLLVARLREAGYQVATIGRTSQADASWDEDLGPLVDGAALLVNLAGKNVGCRYHEAARNEILSSRVETTRVLHQAVSRAANPPQLWLNASTATIYRHSMDAPNTEEDGRIGEGFSVDVARSWEREFFNGDLPTRRVALRMAIVLGDGPATTKLLNVARWGLGGAQHDSWWPAHRRYRGIGTDPSGPERSTWYRSGGNQLFSWIHVEDVLGAIWHIIEHPQISGPVNLAAPNPVTNRALMASLRRVAGAKFGLPSYRWMLEPAMFVLRVEPEMLLKSRWALPAVLERTGYTFRYPDLDPALDDVAATLSPTRR
- a CDS encoding VOC family protein, which codes for MQKLTVNLWMQGNAEEAGQFYASALPQARTEIESRYPTEGLLDFQQPFAGKALTVSLWVRETKITMINAGGEFSPNPSISIILCFNADDRASLESTWTALMEGGSALMPLDSYPFSARYGWVTDKYGVSWQLMESDEPVAVAESVIPSLMFGGEAQNRAAEAIEFYGQVLGAQLDSAFPYGQATESATAEALMFAQFTLGDDCVAAMDSAVPQDVSFTPGVSLEWPCADQAEIDRIWQALSAVPEAEACGWLTDRFGVSWQIVPENMGELMERPDAFEHMLSMKKLVIDEF
- a CDS encoding SDR family NAD(P)-dependent oxidoreductase, producing MAVEKMESVAGLHVLITGAAQGMGLLFAKQACREGAARVVIWDIDEAKLAAAAEELRQLGGNVQAHRVDLAQQQQIEEQAAQVIESGGVDVLVNNAGVVTGSSFAEHRSAQITATMAVNALAPMYLTHALLPQLGRSGRGRVLTMASAAALVSNPNMSVYAASKAAAMSWSDSLRLELEANPNIGISTICPTYINTGMFAGAKSMLLTPMMQPEVVVDRAWRAMLAGTPLVLMPWTSKLGQFLRGALPRPAWDFVADKVIGVYHSMDEFTGRTRETTGEERLEVR
- a CDS encoding Lrp/AsnC family transcriptional regulator: MTVRIDRLDADLIELLTDSPMLPVMECARRLGVARGTVSARLARLHEAGVIQGIIPRIKPAGFGYSLVAFCQVEIIQRYGHDPVANALEQTIPEIVDMYTVTGSSDLQLRVVARTPEDLQAIFNRINKVPGVARTSSSFALHEHFQGRTLPLVAACAREEHDMEKTAHND
- the hisC gene encoding histidinol-phosphate transaminase yields the protein MTLHQRPSLQEVPAYKQGKPAAAGASKLSSNESPHTPLPSVLASIQEGLATIHRYPSIAAPELTGALSQQFDIPAEHITLGAGSVEVAAQLIHALAAEGDEVMYAWRSFEAYPSLVRIAGATPVEVPLNAEHCHDLPAMLAAITEKTRLIFICNPNNPTGTVVQAEALDEFINAVPRNVLVVVDEAYVHFDRSERADGVALFRKYPHVAVLHTFSKAYGLAGLRVGYAISPLEVAANLRKVAVPFGVSDLAQRAAVASLAAIEELSVRIEEVVTQRERMYEGLAAAGYPVVKSQANFVWVDAGEATELLEAKLSAGGVVVRAFPSEGLRISSGTAEDVDRVLAALTVKEATA